The genomic window GCATTGAATACACACATTTTCATAAATACTTACTATTTAAGGTTATTAAACAATGCCCTTAGGGCGCTCGCTAGCGTTTCCCTTTTTCATTGAGCAAAGTGGCACTCTTTGGaatatcatttttctttctcCTTACATAAAACTTCAACTCCTTTGGCCTACTATAATAGGCTCATAGCTCAGCCCAAATCCATGGGATTGGACATGCATATCATCATCTAATAAAAACTTTATCTGATTATCATGTGACCCAAACACTTTGAGTGCAAATGTATGATATAATTGAAATCcatgaattatttaaaaattaggAATAAGTCTTACACGCGAGAATCAGGATCTTTGCGTGGATCATATCCCTTCTTTATCCAGAATCTTAGAAATGGTCCACTCGAAAAGTAGTAAGCAATTCTACATAGAAGCCTGCAAGAGCGATTGGAAAGTCACCTTATTATCAGGGCCAagcaattaaattttttaaaatttgaaagttAATCTGCAGAATTTGCACAAGTCACCTTCTCAACATGCCATGTGAAAAGCTTAAACCCTTATCAAGCAACCGTTCAGTAAGTGAGTTTTTGGACCATATAGGCTTCTCATCAAACATTCTAGATATAACCATTTGTGACTCCCACTGATCTGAGCCTTGTGGTATGTATTCCTCCCAATTCACTTTTTTAGGAATTTGTAAGACAGCTAAGTAAAACCAGAACCACAAAAGTGCTTTGTTGCAATATGTTTCAAGATATTTTACTTTATAAAGTGAAATAAACATCAAAATAgaaaacttaaaacaatttattgaaatgaaaatgaaaaaattagtaGCAATCTATTCTAGCATTCCAACATCTTGTGTCAAAAAATCAGCTAAACATCTTGTATCCCAGAATGTACAACGAATGACAATGACATCAAACAAAACTAGTTTTCCTTATTATAGTGTTGCTGGGAACATTCAATCGTAAAATTTGGAAAATCACtaagcaaataatttttttggcatTAATAAAACTGATACTTTTATACAGagaaatgaaaatgacaattgaGCATATCTATTTTGAATACATGTAATTCAAATACCTTTTAATAGAAAACTGTTATGCAACTGGAaagatattatattatatataaaaataaataaaataaataaaaacgcTCGCAATATTTTAATCATGGATTCGGATATATAAAACAGGAGTGAATTTAAGCAAAAAGTATCCTACATTCGTGGAGGGAAACAAAAATAGGCATATTATAATCACATATTCACATAGAACATTTCAACGTCAGTAAGTTTCAAATATGCTGGTTCTACTAATGGAGTATAGGATATCTTTAATGTAAAAATCAAGTGCAAGAACTGGCTCCATGTCGATCTGCACAAAATATTGCAACATGTAAGTTTTCTTGCTATAAATATTTCATGACTGGTGCCGCAACATCAATCACACCTTATCCCCCCACTAGTTGTATATGACCAATGCTACCCAAACAAAAAACATGTAAAAACTATTTTGCATGTTAATCACTATGAAAAGATATGCACAACCCATTTTAGATATACCCAAAGGATTGAATTATAGGCCTACACTACATTTGAACTAAATTTACCTCAAAATGGGTCTGTACAATttcctcttctttcttttttgaacTTGACACGGTAGGTTTACTCAAGCTGAAATAAGAGAAAGAATAAAAAGCAAGATGAAATTTTCCAGTCAAAACTTTAGAAAGATAACCAGCGTAAATGTTACAATAAAAATCTTTGAAAgcaaataacaaagtaaaataATATAGCAAAACTGAACATAGTATAGTACGATTAAAATCTTCATGGCCACCTACCACCAATCAGTAGAGAGACAAGGCATGAAGatcaaaataaactaattaagaATCTACGATAACCATCTGAATTCCCCAAGCCTCTCTAACGGGTAGCATAAAGGTATGGTAGATGGCACTATAAATGTACACAAGACAACCCTTCCATCATTTAAACATTTTGAATGGGTTCTATATAATTGTGTACTGTATAGTATATTCCatgattttttattcaataagTGAGTGATCACTAAAAAAGTACAGTTAGATGAGCGTACACTAAATCTTCTGGCATGTCTTTTGGAGCAAAAATTGGAGGCACTATGAGCATAAAATCATCATCAGCCACATCTATGCGACCGCCCTTAGCTATGAGAGAATACAAACACACATCACTGACATAGTAATATTTCCATTAAACACACTTCAaacattgaaataaaataatcaccTAAATGTGTTTCTTCTGGCTCTGACAAAtttctcttcttcctcttgGCAACATCCGCATGGACAGGAACAACATATTGGTAGTCTGTCATTCCTTCATGATTTGCAAAAAAAACATACAATTTGGTCTGAAGGTTGGACAAAGATAATCAATCTACACCATAtcaccaaaatcaattctatttcAAGTTTCTAAATACTAACCTTCAAAAAAATAAGCCTCGGGAACACAAGCAACAATATCAGCACAGATATTTGCCTCTTCATCTACTTTATCAGCAGCTCCGTTCTCGCTTTCTACATTATTTGCTTGCATCACATGCTCCATTCCACCCATGCGGTTAGAAGTTGTGGCACCATCATCAGGCAATTTTCTCTTGGATATTTTCAGAAGCAAAGCATTGGTGGGACGACGCACCCCAAAAGCAGGATGAGAATAAGGGTCTTCAGGACGGAACCAGAGCTCTAATTTGTTTGATTCTGAACTGCGAGTCTACAGATCATGACCAAGGTCATAACTTTAATTGAGtatggagaaaaaaaatgtgaataataacaataataataaattttaacaaaattttccAAGTACCTTAAGGATGCCTTGAGTTCCGCCCAGTGTGTCAACAGCACGAGCGGAAGAGGATGGATAACCAGGATAGTGCACCAGAAATCCCTGAGGCTCCGGTAGAACCCCAGAGATTGTGCCATCCTTGATCAATCCCATTAACTTTTACCCTGCCATCGTCGAGATTTCAAtacttatattaatttttgagCAACAAATAATAGTTGATTGTCAAGTAATATCATAGAAGGGAGAAAAAAGTAATGATGTCAATCTCAAAATATTACTGGTAGTTCTACTTCTGAGCAGTGTTGGTGTGTGCGTATGTGATTGTGGGAAATGAATCCTCTTCATTTCCCCTCTCAATTTCTCCTAACTGTTACTAAAGTTTTGGTGTGATTGGAGGTATATAAAGGATATTTTGACTCCACCTAATATCAAAAATCACAATATCGAGTTTATATTTCTAAGCTACAGTAACGAACCGTGTTCTAATCAATAACAACAAAGTCAATGTACATGTATAGTGCAACTACTAAGCCTCAACACATCCCTTCCCCAATAAAATCCAAAGTCAATGTACATGTTCCATGTTTGCATAATTATGATATGGTTGTTTTGAACTCTACTTCCATTTTAGATCATTTATGCCCTTAATGCAAATAAATGGACCTTATGGAAAACTTCTACAAaatgaaaaagaacaatggtgtATTGACAATTCATATAGACaggttaataaaaaattatcaatcaTCGTAAGACTTAGCTTCTTCGGTAGTAGATGGAGTATCtttataaagacaaaattactaGCTAGAAACACACTTTCTTAACTAAGCACCATTGATAACCCAGACATTGATAacataattttgaaaaactttcATGTGTCAATAAATCAAATGATCAAACTACCATACTCATCATACTTCCTAAACCATACTCAGAGATAAATTTGATAGAaaaataccaacaaaaaaaaaaaaaaccaaaactttattttaaaaaaaatgttaactttATCATCCAGCATAGCATAGGAAGACAATATGATCAATTTCACATATGGAATTAGTTTCTGACAATACCAACTCAATAATGAAGTAAAGTTAGAAATCTCAAAACCCAATTTATCTTTTTCTGTTTAAGAcagttaaacaataaaacagacACACCAACGAACTGAACTCCAAAACATGgtaaagatgaagaagatgaaatcacaaattagcaaataagaagaaaaaactgAGCAATTAGAAAACTGACCTTGAATTTTGTTTCCCTTTTCTGTCCGAACTGAGCAATTGGACTGTCACTGACACTGGAGCGCCGTCGCAAGTGGTGGGAGACACGGTGGGCACTGGTTACCAGTAAGGACTGTATTCCCGAGTGAGACTTACTTGGTGGATTATAGGAGTTGGTGTGGCTGTAATGTTATTTCCTGCAGTTTAATTCATGATTTTTCTCCATGAACACTCTTCCTATTAGCCATGTCCCCGTGTCAATGTCCGACACCGATGCTTATGagttatgattacattgaatcaattttcaaattattatcggtgttaaGATATCATATCCGGTGTTcatgtctgtgcttcatagaaaAATAGTACTACTTAATGTGTTTGTGATACAATAAACCTTAAAGTTTTTGTACAAGTCACAACTCTTTGGAGTAAGGATTCTCTCCATTGGAAAGTCCCTCCCGTAAAATCCACGCCACATATTGGaaagacaaaaatataaataaaaatggaaagaTTGAATTTTAAGGGTAAGGAAAACATTGCAAACCCTTCAGTGAGATTGTCGTTGGAGACAATCCATTCCCCGACTCTTTGATATAATTGCAGTGTTGATAACTTAGATGTAAACGAGAGAGAACCGACTCTCAAATGTTCTACTTTCACATATATTCAAAGTGGTAGTAGATGTGTGAAGTTTTGTAAGGTTAATTTGTCAAGTAAGTATCTCAATATTAATATGGTTGACTCATTGACATGCTCGCAAGTGCACAAGTATGTCgtcgtaataaaaataatttcgtTCCAAGAAAATTATAGTAATTATGTATGAAAAGATTAgagaaatgatgatgatgattatggtGATTGTTTTTGATTTTTAGTGATCAAACAAGCATGCAATATAGTTTAATTTACTTATAAAAGACCCACAAGATTATGAATTTCACCAATAATATAAACCCCTAACCCTTTCCCAAACATATTTTTGCCATGTGAAAATCCTCTTTTTAAAAACAAGGTTGCGAAAGTCTCTCCTCCATAGCCACCATTCTCACGGCAGTCGTCACTTGCTTTAGATGACCATTGCTCTGATATTCTTTCTTTCCCCCACTCATCTTATTCTTGCTCTCGCAACATTTATGATTGTTCTCCAAATCCTTAATTCCTATATTTCTCTGAAGAAAACTCTATATCTTCAAATTtaccaaaccaaacaaaatttctttacaaaaatttaaatcatgGCGGTGAAATTCGATCAGGATAGTATATGGATGGATGTATGTCGTCTAGACGGAAAAACTAACACCACCCTGCACATAATGCCACACAATAACAGCAGCACCCTTGACCCTAGCTAGTATAATtgttacaataaaatattaatttcctATAGTAGTTGTTGTTCTTCCATAGGAAGATGACCACAATACAGGATCTAAAGTCCGGATTcttagtcaaaataaaaataaaaatggggaTTCTCTTTGATAGAGACTTTAtttgaagagagaaaaatgCAAAAAGGCAATTTAGTAGACCAATATAtgtttaaaaacaattttaaaaacaagtccatttatttttattcgTGTTTATCTCTCTTATAAATAGAGTTTATCCAGATTACGATCCTTTCCTTCATATATGTTTGTCTTCTTAAGTTTTCCGACCATCTAAAATGTTTTGTAATTCTATCGGCCGACATGGAACAACAAGAGTTCCTTTTTGTCCAAAACCATATTCCTTCCAAGCTTCATCAAGTAATCCCACAAAAGCAGGATCAGTTAAGTAATCTAACCCAATAATAAACCTTCTAGTTTCCTCACCCTTCCTTGCAAGAACAGCAAAGTAACCTTTCATAACATCATCGGCTACAACCTCAGTTGTGGAATAATCTTCATTAAAGTAGCTCAATGCATGCTTTCTTGGTACCAACACTGATAAACTTTTTTGTACTTTTCCAACAAAAGAACTAAGCATTTTGAATATTGAAAGAGTACAAACAATAGTGGATTATTAGAGACCTATTAATAAACAAGGTAATATCTGAATTATTAAGAGCTTGGGATATAATTTTATGTGTAGAGTTTGGCTATTTATGCTGATtgaaaacacgatattttttaaatttaggtACGTTCAATACAGTCACTTGATATACGGGTAGGTCTATATAGTACACTGTATTCATTGCCAATATTTGATAGGTCAATTACTTCCATTTCATTAGCCAAAAAGCTATCTAATTCTCTTAATGTATCTCATgatatgtttttctttgtttggtaaatttaagtaaatattaattttaaatattcaaCCTCTCGTAAAATATATATTCTTGATTCTTTGGGAGAACCATAAAAAGCCAAGAATAAAATGGTTTATGAACTTTATTTATATCATCTCTGTTGAGAGTTACTTAAATCATCTTACATGAAATGTGCTCGATGACAAAGTTCAAATTTGGGGACTTGCATGAACTGTGCTCGATTCCTGCATGGCTCCATTTTTGGGATTTATCTATGAATTAATAGAAAAAGTTGAagagataattaaaaatattaaataataactaaatgaaataaaatgaaaagataGAAAGCAATAATTATGGCAGCAGTCTTTCCAACAAGTTGGAGtaataaatgaatattaaatACTCCGCGTCCCCATGATACACTACCACGCGTTCCCATAATGCACCATCAGCTAGGAATgacaacgggcgcccatgggtgcgggtttgacacttaccaaacccacacccgaaatcatcatccaaacccaaacccaaaaactgttcgggtggcaaaacaacacccacgcccacacccattgagttc from Trifolium pratense cultivar HEN17-A07 linkage group LG1, ARS_RC_1.1, whole genome shotgun sequence includes these protein-coding regions:
- the LOC123896933 gene encoding general transcription factor 3C polypeptide 5-like isoform X1 — translated: MGLIKDGTISGVLPEPQGFLVHYPGYPSSSARAVDTLGGTQGILKTRSSESNKLELWFRPEDPYSHPAFGVRRPTNALLLKISKRKLPDDGATTSNRMGGMEHVMQANNVESENGAADKVDEEANICADIVACVPEAYFFEGMTDYQYVVPVHADVAKRKKRNLSEPEETHLAKGGRIDVADDDFMLIVPPIFAPKDMPEDLVLSKPTVSSSKKKEEEIVQTHFEIDMEPVLALDFYIKEIPKKVNWEEYIPQGSDQWESQMVISRMFDEKPIWSKNSLTERLLDKGLSFSHGMLRRLLCRIAYYFSSGPFLRFWIKKGYDPRKDPDSRVYQRIDYRVPVPLRSFCDTHRANKLNQRWEDIWAFRTFPHKFQTSLQFFELVDDYIQSEINKPPMQATCTFESGWFSLNKINCLRQCLMVRYLSLFPKPGAESLLRAATSKFEKLKRECNRTVVKLGGEECQQANAGLEESEEPGNVEDDDVEAAEANNNDEEELEEELDLTGDTEMPMPSPSHTNISMTHLQELFGSFPSDEIGGDKAQENGSEEEYHVYEEDSDNYSEE
- the LOC123896933 gene encoding general transcription factor 3C polypeptide 5-like isoform X2, with the translated sequence MGLIKDGTISGVLPEPQGFLVHYPGYPSSSARAVDTLGGTQGILKTRSSESNKLELWFRPEDPYSHPAFGVRRPTNALLLKISKRKLPDDGATTSNRMGGMEHVMQANNVESENGAADKVDEEANICADIVACVPEAYFFEGMTDYQYVVPVHADVAKRKKRNLSEPEETHLAKGGRIDVADDDFMLIVPPIFAPKDMPEDLVLSKPTVSSSKKKEEEIVQTHFEIDMEPVLALDFYIKEIPKKVNWEEYIPQGSDQWESQMVISRMFDEKPIWSKNSLTERLLDKGLSFSHGMLRRLLCRIAYYFSSGPFLRFWIKKGYDPRKDPDSRVYQRIDYRVPVPLRSFCDTHRANKLNQRWEDIWAFRTFPHKFQTSLQFFELVDDYIQSEINKPPMQATCTFESGWFSLNKINCLRQCLMVRYLSLFPKPGAESLLRAATSKFEKLKRECNRTVVKLGGEECQQANAGLEESEEPGNVEDDDVEAAEANNNDEEELEEELDLCRQGILKCQCHLLLILIFQ
- the LOC123895434 gene encoding auxin-responsive protein SAUR32-like — its product is MLSSFVGKVQKSLSVLVPRKHALSYFNEDYSTTEVVADDVMKGYFAVLARKGEETRRFIIGLDYLTDPAFVGLLDEAWKEYGFGQKGTLVVPCRPIELQNILDGRKT